The Salinispora tropica CNB-440 genome has a window encoding:
- a CDS encoding ABC transporter ATP-binding protein produces MTDNDVLVEVRDLKVHFPIKRGVLFDRTIGHVKAVDGVDLRIPRGQTYGLVGESGCGKSTLGRALLQLTTPTGGEVVFDGVELTTLPPARLRAMRRRMQMIFQDPMSSLDPRQNVESILTEGLQTHGIGGNRDERRAIIGEALDKVGLPRWALSRYPHEFSGGQRQRIGIARAVVLGPELIVADEPVSALDVSIQAQVVNLLDELQESLGLTYLVIAHDLAVVRHISDTVGVMYLGALVEEAPSDRLYTEPLHPYTRALMSAVPVPDPDVEDRRERILLAGDLPSPANPPAGCRFHTRCPWAQPTRCTDERPVLRDIGGSRVACHWAERIASGELRPHNAGARVARASSGGETPEPVSIPAPTGKADSADA; encoded by the coding sequence GTGACTGACAACGACGTCCTCGTCGAGGTCCGTGACCTGAAGGTGCACTTTCCGATCAAACGGGGAGTGCTCTTCGACCGCACGATCGGCCACGTGAAGGCGGTTGACGGGGTCGACCTGCGGATCCCGCGCGGTCAGACCTACGGCCTGGTGGGCGAGTCCGGATGCGGGAAGTCGACGCTCGGCCGGGCGCTGCTCCAGCTGACCACGCCCACCGGCGGTGAGGTCGTCTTCGACGGTGTCGAGCTGACCACGTTGCCGCCGGCCCGGCTGCGCGCCATGCGTCGTCGGATGCAGATGATCTTCCAGGACCCGATGTCCAGCCTGGACCCGCGGCAGAACGTCGAGTCGATTCTCACCGAGGGTTTGCAGACCCACGGTATCGGCGGCAACCGGGACGAGCGACGCGCGATCATCGGGGAGGCGCTCGACAAGGTGGGCCTACCCCGGTGGGCGCTGTCCCGCTACCCACACGAGTTCTCCGGCGGGCAACGGCAGCGGATCGGTATCGCCCGGGCGGTGGTCCTCGGTCCGGAGCTGATCGTCGCCGACGAGCCGGTGTCCGCCCTGGACGTGTCGATCCAGGCGCAGGTGGTCAACCTCCTCGACGAACTGCAGGAGAGCCTCGGCCTCACCTACCTGGTGATCGCGCACGACCTGGCCGTCGTCCGGCACATCTCCGACACCGTCGGCGTCATGTACCTCGGCGCTTTGGTGGAGGAGGCCCCGAGCGACCGGCTCTACACCGAGCCGCTGCATCCGTACACCCGGGCGCTCATGTCGGCGGTGCCTGTGCCGGACCCGGACGTGGAGGACCGCCGCGAGCGGATCCTGCTCGCCGGTGACCTGCCGTCGCCGGCCAACCCGCCAGCGGGCTGCCGATTCCACACCCGCTGCCCGTGGGCCCAGCCGACGCGCTGCACCGACGAACGGCCGGTGCTGCGTGACATCGGGGGCAGCCGGGTGGCCTGCCACTGGGCCGAGCGGATCGCCAGCGGGGAACTCCGTCCGCACAACGCCGGGGCGCGAGTCGCGCGGGCATCCAGCGGCGGCGAGACCCCGGAGCCGGTGTCGATCCCGGCCCCGACCGGGAAGGCGGACTCCGCCGACGCCTGA